A genomic region of Pseudomonas frederiksbergensis contains the following coding sequences:
- a CDS encoding cation diffusion facilitator family transporter — protein MKHQEFADDPEDELYSPAERAAAASRCTWVSVGVNLALSLIQIVVGILSKSQGLIADGIHSLSDLVADFVVLFASHKSKQDADEGHPYGHLRFETAASMVLGLLLLAVGVGMIWSAVLKLESPESIQTVHVAALWVAGGALVTKELLFRFMLAVAKKVKSSMLIANAWHARSDAASSLVVGIGIAGNLAGYPILDPIAALVVGCMISKMGWSFSWNALNDLMDRAADEEEVATIRITLIETPGIKGVHDVRTRKMGDMIVVDAHIEVEASITVEEGHAIAVAARQNVMQRHRVLSLMTHVDPWSRPDLDHVSSPQPT, from the coding sequence ATGAAGCATCAAGAGTTCGCGGATGACCCAGAGGACGAACTATACAGTCCTGCAGAGCGAGCGGCGGCAGCCTCTCGTTGCACATGGGTGAGCGTCGGGGTCAATCTCGCTCTGTCGCTCATCCAGATCGTAGTAGGGATCCTGTCAAAATCCCAAGGTCTGATTGCCGATGGTATTCATTCACTGTCGGACCTGGTTGCAGATTTCGTCGTGTTGTTCGCCAGCCATAAAAGCAAGCAGGACGCGGATGAGGGCCATCCTTACGGACATTTGCGCTTTGAAACCGCAGCTTCGATGGTCTTGGGGTTACTGCTGCTGGCTGTGGGTGTCGGCATGATCTGGTCTGCCGTGCTTAAGCTTGAATCGCCGGAATCCATCCAGACGGTGCATGTTGCCGCTTTATGGGTGGCGGGAGGAGCGCTGGTTACCAAGGAGCTATTGTTTCGCTTCATGCTGGCCGTCGCTAAAAAAGTGAAGTCGAGCATGTTGATTGCCAATGCGTGGCACGCACGCTCTGATGCGGCCTCATCACTGGTGGTGGGTATCGGCATTGCCGGAAACCTGGCGGGCTATCCCATTCTTGACCCGATTGCTGCGCTGGTTGTTGGGTGCATGATTTCAAAGATGGGGTGGTCGTTCAGTTGGAATGCGCTGAATGACCTTATGGACCGTGCAGCAGATGAAGAGGAAGTTGCAACTATTCGCATTACGCTAATAGAAACTCCCGGCATCAAAGGGGTTCATGATGTGCGCACACGCAAAATGGGCGATATGATCGTTGTCGATGCTCATATAGAAGTTGAAGCTTCGATTACTGTCGAGGAAGGACATGCTATTGCAGTCGCGGCTCGTCAAAATGTAATGCAACGTCATCGCGTGTTGAGCCTGATGACGCATGTTGATCCGTGGAGCCGACCGGACCTGGATCATGTAAGTTCCCCACAACCCACCTAG
- a CDS encoding DNA methyltransferase — MGSGSTGKAAMREGFQFIGCEIDEQYAAIARARIEHEVSRQQEQKVETDQLDLFGTA; from the coding sequence ATGGGCTCAGGCAGCACCGGTAAAGCGGCGATGCGTGAGGGCTTCCAGTTCATCGGCTGCGAAATCGACGAGCAGTACGCGGCGATCGCCCGAGCGCGGATAGAACACGAAGTCTCCCGCCAGCAAGAACAGAAGGTCGAAACCGATCAGCTCGATCTGTTCGGCACCGCCTGA